From a region of the Hemibagrus wyckioides isolate EC202008001 linkage group LG06, SWU_Hwy_1.0, whole genome shotgun sequence genome:
- the LOC131354929 gene encoding ribosomal RNA processing protein 1 homolog B-like isoform X1: MAPVPQEPEITLAQRLASNEKPIRTKALKTLRKYFNLRSQKIEGGFTSEDLLKIWKGLFYCLWMQDKPLLQEEISHKISSLIHSFHTTDTQLLYFTTFLQTVKREWNGIDRLRMDKFYQLVRFVFRQAFEVLKRREWDASLVNQFLHVFTEQLLQNSENVPKGLMLHILDLYMTELAQVGSTELTAEQNLTFIDPFCKTMAKTKDGLLLLSISKNIFRTILDHAPFAIEDLIRELQQGGGDDSDSGQASGEEEDEIGEEEKLKNRTPKKTKVKKVNGISEVMESRKGNKEEPELDDVGSDEDDGVGPVLQFDYGAVADRLFELGSHLNTRNINRKKMYSLVKAFRNLNEGISDGKEDDNADVSKTSDNKMLKKKSKKKKRKNERSTTGDESLAKKSKACQDERKAIDSLNNNTEDQRVVLRDNSQHHHKLDSRLKASEIEADGESVCQYKESDSQSQLQVAVTVKNKRKSKKAKTGLQDVGGEVAQESDGEHQGNSCKVENCAAQKPGMETGAAECVTSLTQEKTKKKKKLNAGEEKMDTETDGQIQPEVISLQLKTQKTEDTKAKAQLGDPGELDTSAVEKKKKRKNKKLCSGLQDVGGVAAVQTLPKEDSAGDEITLQKADRDNTTTHSQVETSTIQTKKVKRKKSSLKKFGEEFKSLAVLEDSEISVHPCPTSEEDSVTQCALKASSTKKKKGKRLMADGSSSQEVGKEVDSTSQDSSADVRTKKSKKKKATEETGSKQQVDLDVGEPEVSSDSAHITTTTTPKNKGNTAECPQSKLKKTKKKKESSSNEEVSTLEAKEQPAVEAVFPKHTPWKKKKIQNKKESQLADEAGEVSRLTVKEKAGTEAPDTLLSDRTICTPEMKSLTPMKKGKKKRKLQTDEAEMSQSNGHAQEELSGKKVKFSQGIEVSTPVTPKKLKMVKASPKSDFVSFQGLIKPPTPLFYKTKPKVSTPLTSIKGKFQTPKSETKKVTFGLKNNKTAEFRKTDRSLLVSPVGSSRVAFDPKKMPVSGVLKSPSPSPVAKKLAAKKRPTAADFF, translated from the exons ATGGCACCAGTACCACAGGAGCCAGAGATTACCCTCGCTCAAAGACTAGCATCAAACGAGAAACCCATTAGGACTAAAGCCTTAAAGACTCTCAGGAAGTATTTTAATCTCCGGTCTCAAAAAATCGAAG GTGGTTTTACGAGTGAAGACTTGCTGAAGATATGGAAGGGACTTTTCTACTGCCTGTGGATGCAGGACAAGCCTCTCCTGCAG GAGGAAATTTCACACAAAATCTCCAGCCTGATTCACAGCTTCCACACCACCGACACCC AGCTGTTGTATTTCACGACGTTTCTCCAGACTGTAAAGAGAGAGTGGAACGGCATCGACAGACTGCGCATGGACAAGTTTTACCAG CTGGTTCGCTTCGTGTTCAGGCAAGCTTTCGAGGTGTTAAAGAGGAGGGAATGGGATGCCAG tCTGGTGAATCAGTTTTTACACGTCTTCACTGAGCAGCTTTTGCAGAACTCTGAGAATGTCCCGAAAGGACTGATGCTGCACATTCTGGACCTCTACATGACCGAGTTGGCTCAGGTCGGCTCTACTGAG CTGACAGCAGAACAGAACCTGACTTTCATCGACCCCTTTTGCAAAaccatggccaagaccaaaga TGGCTTGCTGTTGCTTTCCATCTCTAAGAACATCTTCAGGACTATTTTGGATCATGCACCTTTTGCCATTGAAGACCTGATCAGGGAGCTGCAGCAGGGAGGAGGAGACGATTCAGACTCTGGTCAGGCTTctggggaggaggaggatgaaataggagaggaagagaagctGAAAAACAGAACACCCAAGAAGACTAAAGTGAAGAAGGTCAACG GCATCTCTGAGGTGATGGAAAGCAGAAAGGGAAATAAAGAGGAGCCGGAATTGGACGACGTGGGCTCTGACGAGGATGACGGTGTTGGTCCGGTTCTACAG TTTGACTACGGCGCAGTTGCAGATCGCCTTTTTGAGTTGGGAAGCCACTTGAACACACGGAACATCAACCGCAAAAAGATGTACAGCTTGGTGAAGGC TTTTCGCAATTTAAATGAAG GGATTTCCGATGGAAAAGAGGATGATAATGCTGACGTGAGCAAAACATCAGATAACAAGATGTTGAAAAAGaagagcaagaagaagaagagaaaaaatgaaAGGTCCACAACTGGGGATGAATCTCTGGCTAAGAAGAGCAAAG CTTGTCAAGACGAACGAAAGGCAATCGATTCACTGAACAATAACACAGAAGATCAGAGAGTGGTTCTCAGAGATAATTCCCAACATCACCATAAGCTTGACAGCCGACTGAAAGCCTCAGAAATAGAAGCTGATGgtgaatcagtgtgtcagtatAAAGAATCAGACTCACAAAGCCAACTGCAGGTCGCTGTCACTGTCAAGAACAAGAGGAAAAGTAAAAAGGCGAAGACAGGTTTGCAGGATGTGGGGGGAGAAGTAGCACAGGAATCGGATGGAGAACACCAGGGTAACAGTTGCAAAGTGGAGAACTGTGCAGCTCAGAAGCCTGGAATGGAAACTGGAGCGGCTGAATGTGTGACTTCTCTTACACAGGAGAAAactaagaagaaaaagaagttgAATGCGGGAGAAGAGAAAATGGACACAGAAACTGATGGACAGATTCAACCGGAGGTGATTTCTCTTCAGTTAAAGACTCAAAAAACAGAAGATACTAAAGCAAAAGCCCAGCTTGGTGATCCTGGTGAGTTAGACACCAGTGCAgtagagaaaaagaagaaaagaaaaaacaagaaactGTGCTCAGGCTTGCAGGATGTTGGAGGAGTAGCAGCAGTCCAAACTCTGCCTAAAGAAGATAGTGCTGGTGATGAGATCACGCTACAGAAAGCGGATCGggacaacaccacaacacatagCCAAGTGGAGACAAGTACTATCCAAACAAAGAAGGTGAAAAGAAAGAAGTCCAGCTTAAAGAAATTTGGAGAAGAGTTTAAATCTCTTGCTGTGTTGGAGGACAGTGAGATCAGCGTACATCCCTGTCCTACATCCGAGGAAGACAGCGTAACGCAGTGTGCTCTGAAGGCAAGTTCCACCAAGAAGAAAAAGGGCAAGAGGCTCATGGCCGATGGCTCCAGCTCACAGGAAGTAGGCAAAGAAGTCGACTCCACATCACAAGACAGCAGTGCGGATGTGAGGACCAAGAAaagcaagaagaagaaggcaaCAGAGGAAACTGGGAGCAAACAGCAGGTAGATCTTGATGTCGGAGAACCTGAGGTGTCCTCAGACAGTGCacacattactactactactactcctaaaAATAAAGGTAATACTGCTGAATGTCCTCAATCCAAATTGAAGAAAactaagaaaaagaaagagtctTCTTCAAATGAGGAAGTGTCTACGCTTGAAGCTAAAGAACAGCCTGCAGTAGAAGCTGTttttccaaaacacacaccatggaaaaagaagaaaatccagaacaaaaaagaaagtcaGCTTGCAGATGAAGCAGGAGAAGTATCCCGTCTGACTGTAAAGGAGAAAGCAGGAACAGAAGCACCAGATACTCTGCTATCAGACAGGACCATCTGCACACCTGAAATGAAGTCTCTGACCCCAATGAAAAAGGGCAAGAAGAAAAGGAAGCTTCAGACAGATGAAGCAGAAATGTCTCAGAGTAATGGACATGCACAGGAAGAGCTGAGTGGAAAGAAAGTTAAATTCAGT CAGGGCATTGAGGTTTCCACACCAGTAACCCCCAAGAAGCTGAAGATGGTAAAAGCCTCACCAAAATCTGACTTTGTCTCCTTTCAGGGTCTAATAAAGCCCCCCACTCCACTCTTCtataaaaccaaaccaaaagtCAGCACACCTCTGACCAGCATCAAG gGAAAATTCCAAACTCCAAAGTCAGAAACTAAGAAAGTGACCTTTGGGCTGAAGAACAATAAAACCGCTG
- the LOC131354929 gene encoding ribosomal RNA processing protein 1 homolog B-like isoform X3, translating to MAPVPQEPEITLAQRLASNEKPIRTKALKTLRKYFNLRSQKIEGGFTSEDLLKIWKGLFYCLWMQDKPLLQEEISHKISSLIHSFHTTDTQLLYFTTFLQTVKREWNGIDRLRMDKFYQLVRFVFRQAFEVLKRREWDASLVNQFLHVFTEQLLQNSENVPKGLMLHILDLYMTELAQVGSTELTAEQNLTFIDPFCKTMAKTKDGLLLLSISKNIFRTILDHAPFAIEDLIRELQQGGGDDSDSGQASGEEEDEIGEEEKLKNRTPKKTKVKKVNGISEVMESRKGNKEEPELDDVGSDEDDGVGPVLQFDYGAVADRLFELGSHLNTRNINRKKMYSLVKAFRNLNEGISDGKEDDNADVSKTSDNKMLKKKSKKKKRKNERSTTGDESLAKKSKACQDERKAIDSLNNNTEDQRVVLRDNSQHHHKLDSRLKASEIEADGESVCQYKESDSQSQLQVAVTVKNKRKSKKAKTGLQDVGGEVAQESDGEHQGNSCKVENCAAQKPGMETGAAECVTSLTQEKTKKKKKLNAGEEKMDTETDGQIQPEVISLQLKTQKTEDTKAKAQLGDPGELDTSAVEKKKKRKNKKLCSGLQDVGGVAAVQTLPKEDSAGDEITLQKADRDNTTTHSQVETSTIQTKKVKRKKSSLKKFGEEFKSLAVLEDSEISVHPCPTSEEDSVTQCALKASSTKKKKGKRLMADGSSSQEVGKEVDSTSQDSSADVRTKKSKKKKATEETGSKQQVDLDVGEPEVSSDSAHITTTTTPKNKGNTAECPQSKLKKTKKKKESSSNEEVSTLEAKEQPAVEAVFPKHTPWKKKKIQNKKESQLADEAGEVSRLTVKEKAGTEAPDTLLSDRTICTPEMKSLTPMKKGKKKRKLQTDEAEMSQSNGHAQEELSGKKVKFSQGIEVSTPVTPKKLKMVKASPKSDFVSFQGLIKPPTPLFYKTKPKVSTPLTSIKNSGRQTGACW from the exons ATGGCACCAGTACCACAGGAGCCAGAGATTACCCTCGCTCAAAGACTAGCATCAAACGAGAAACCCATTAGGACTAAAGCCTTAAAGACTCTCAGGAAGTATTTTAATCTCCGGTCTCAAAAAATCGAAG GTGGTTTTACGAGTGAAGACTTGCTGAAGATATGGAAGGGACTTTTCTACTGCCTGTGGATGCAGGACAAGCCTCTCCTGCAG GAGGAAATTTCACACAAAATCTCCAGCCTGATTCACAGCTTCCACACCACCGACACCC AGCTGTTGTATTTCACGACGTTTCTCCAGACTGTAAAGAGAGAGTGGAACGGCATCGACAGACTGCGCATGGACAAGTTTTACCAG CTGGTTCGCTTCGTGTTCAGGCAAGCTTTCGAGGTGTTAAAGAGGAGGGAATGGGATGCCAG tCTGGTGAATCAGTTTTTACACGTCTTCACTGAGCAGCTTTTGCAGAACTCTGAGAATGTCCCGAAAGGACTGATGCTGCACATTCTGGACCTCTACATGACCGAGTTGGCTCAGGTCGGCTCTACTGAG CTGACAGCAGAACAGAACCTGACTTTCATCGACCCCTTTTGCAAAaccatggccaagaccaaaga TGGCTTGCTGTTGCTTTCCATCTCTAAGAACATCTTCAGGACTATTTTGGATCATGCACCTTTTGCCATTGAAGACCTGATCAGGGAGCTGCAGCAGGGAGGAGGAGACGATTCAGACTCTGGTCAGGCTTctggggaggaggaggatgaaataggagaggaagagaagctGAAAAACAGAACACCCAAGAAGACTAAAGTGAAGAAGGTCAACG GCATCTCTGAGGTGATGGAAAGCAGAAAGGGAAATAAAGAGGAGCCGGAATTGGACGACGTGGGCTCTGACGAGGATGACGGTGTTGGTCCGGTTCTACAG TTTGACTACGGCGCAGTTGCAGATCGCCTTTTTGAGTTGGGAAGCCACTTGAACACACGGAACATCAACCGCAAAAAGATGTACAGCTTGGTGAAGGC TTTTCGCAATTTAAATGAAG GGATTTCCGATGGAAAAGAGGATGATAATGCTGACGTGAGCAAAACATCAGATAACAAGATGTTGAAAAAGaagagcaagaagaagaagagaaaaaatgaaAGGTCCACAACTGGGGATGAATCTCTGGCTAAGAAGAGCAAAG CTTGTCAAGACGAACGAAAGGCAATCGATTCACTGAACAATAACACAGAAGATCAGAGAGTGGTTCTCAGAGATAATTCCCAACATCACCATAAGCTTGACAGCCGACTGAAAGCCTCAGAAATAGAAGCTGATGgtgaatcagtgtgtcagtatAAAGAATCAGACTCACAAAGCCAACTGCAGGTCGCTGTCACTGTCAAGAACAAGAGGAAAAGTAAAAAGGCGAAGACAGGTTTGCAGGATGTGGGGGGAGAAGTAGCACAGGAATCGGATGGAGAACACCAGGGTAACAGTTGCAAAGTGGAGAACTGTGCAGCTCAGAAGCCTGGAATGGAAACTGGAGCGGCTGAATGTGTGACTTCTCTTACACAGGAGAAAactaagaagaaaaagaagttgAATGCGGGAGAAGAGAAAATGGACACAGAAACTGATGGACAGATTCAACCGGAGGTGATTTCTCTTCAGTTAAAGACTCAAAAAACAGAAGATACTAAAGCAAAAGCCCAGCTTGGTGATCCTGGTGAGTTAGACACCAGTGCAgtagagaaaaagaagaaaagaaaaaacaagaaactGTGCTCAGGCTTGCAGGATGTTGGAGGAGTAGCAGCAGTCCAAACTCTGCCTAAAGAAGATAGTGCTGGTGATGAGATCACGCTACAGAAAGCGGATCGggacaacaccacaacacatagCCAAGTGGAGACAAGTACTATCCAAACAAAGAAGGTGAAAAGAAAGAAGTCCAGCTTAAAGAAATTTGGAGAAGAGTTTAAATCTCTTGCTGTGTTGGAGGACAGTGAGATCAGCGTACATCCCTGTCCTACATCCGAGGAAGACAGCGTAACGCAGTGTGCTCTGAAGGCAAGTTCCACCAAGAAGAAAAAGGGCAAGAGGCTCATGGCCGATGGCTCCAGCTCACAGGAAGTAGGCAAAGAAGTCGACTCCACATCACAAGACAGCAGTGCGGATGTGAGGACCAAGAAaagcaagaagaagaaggcaaCAGAGGAAACTGGGAGCAAACAGCAGGTAGATCTTGATGTCGGAGAACCTGAGGTGTCCTCAGACAGTGCacacattactactactactactcctaaaAATAAAGGTAATACTGCTGAATGTCCTCAATCCAAATTGAAGAAAactaagaaaaagaaagagtctTCTTCAAATGAGGAAGTGTCTACGCTTGAAGCTAAAGAACAGCCTGCAGTAGAAGCTGTttttccaaaacacacaccatggaaaaagaagaaaatccagaacaaaaaagaaagtcaGCTTGCAGATGAAGCAGGAGAAGTATCCCGTCTGACTGTAAAGGAGAAAGCAGGAACAGAAGCACCAGATACTCTGCTATCAGACAGGACCATCTGCACACCTGAAATGAAGTCTCTGACCCCAATGAAAAAGGGCAAGAAGAAAAGGAAGCTTCAGACAGATGAAGCAGAAATGTCTCAGAGTAATGGACATGCACAGGAAGAGCTGAGTGGAAAGAAAGTTAAATTCAGT CAGGGCATTGAGGTTTCCACACCAGTAACCCCCAAGAAGCTGAAGATGGTAAAAGCCTCACCAAAATCTGACTTTGTCTCCTTTCAGGGTCTAATAAAGCCCCCCACTCCACTCTTCtataaaaccaaaccaaaagtCAGCACACCTCTGACCAGCATCAAG
- the LOC131354929 gene encoding ribosomal RNA processing protein 1 homolog B-like isoform X2 — MAPVPQEPEITLAQRLASNEKPIRTKALKTLRKYFNLRSQKIEGGFTSEDLLKIWKGLFYCLWMQDKPLLQEEISHKISSLIHSFHTTDTQLLYFTTFLQTVKREWNGIDRLRMDKFYQLVRFVFRQAFEVLKRREWDASLVNQFLHVFTEQLLQNSENVPKGLMLHILDLYMTELAQVGSTELTAEQNLTFIDPFCKTMAKTKDGLLLLSISKNIFRTILDHAPFAIEDLIRELQQGGGDDSDSGQASGEEEDEIGEEEKLKNRTPKKTKVKKVNGISEVMESRKGNKEEPELDDVGSDEDDGVGPVLQFDYGAVADRLFELGSHLNTRNINRKKMYSLVKAFRNLNEGISDGKEDDNADVSKTSDNKMLKKKSKKKKRKNERSTTGDESLAKKSKACQDERKAIDSLNNNTEDQRVVLRDNSQHHHKLDSRLKASEIEADGESVCQYKESDSQSQLQVAVTVKNKRKSKKAKTGLQDVGGEVAQESDGEHQGNSCKVENCAAQKPGMETGAAECVTSLTQEKTKKKKKLNAGEEKMDTETDGQIQPEVISLQLKTQKTEDTKAKAQLGDPGELDTSAVEKKKKRKNKKLCSGLQDVGGVAAVQTLPKEDSAGDEITLQKADRDNTTTHSQVETSTIQTKKVKRKKSSLKKFGEEFKSLAVLEDSEISVHPCPTSEEDSVTQCALKASSTKKKKGKRLMADGSSSQEVGKEVDSTSQDSSADVRTKKSKKKKATEETGSKQQVDLDVGEPEVSSDSAHITTTTTPKNKGNTAECPQSKLKKTKKKKESSSNEEVSTLEAKEQPAVEAVFPKHTPWKKKKIQNKKESQLADEAGEVSRLTVKEKAGTEAPDTLLSDRTICTPEMKSLTPMKKGKKKRKLQTDEAEMSQSNGHAQEELSGKKVKFSGIEVSTPVTPKKLKMVKASPKSDFVSFQGLIKPPTPLFYKTKPKVSTPLTSIKGKFQTPKSETKKVTFGLKNNKTAEFRKTDRSLLVSPVGSSRVAFDPKKMPVSGVLKSPSPSPVAKKLAAKKRPTAADFF, encoded by the exons ATGGCACCAGTACCACAGGAGCCAGAGATTACCCTCGCTCAAAGACTAGCATCAAACGAGAAACCCATTAGGACTAAAGCCTTAAAGACTCTCAGGAAGTATTTTAATCTCCGGTCTCAAAAAATCGAAG GTGGTTTTACGAGTGAAGACTTGCTGAAGATATGGAAGGGACTTTTCTACTGCCTGTGGATGCAGGACAAGCCTCTCCTGCAG GAGGAAATTTCACACAAAATCTCCAGCCTGATTCACAGCTTCCACACCACCGACACCC AGCTGTTGTATTTCACGACGTTTCTCCAGACTGTAAAGAGAGAGTGGAACGGCATCGACAGACTGCGCATGGACAAGTTTTACCAG CTGGTTCGCTTCGTGTTCAGGCAAGCTTTCGAGGTGTTAAAGAGGAGGGAATGGGATGCCAG tCTGGTGAATCAGTTTTTACACGTCTTCACTGAGCAGCTTTTGCAGAACTCTGAGAATGTCCCGAAAGGACTGATGCTGCACATTCTGGACCTCTACATGACCGAGTTGGCTCAGGTCGGCTCTACTGAG CTGACAGCAGAACAGAACCTGACTTTCATCGACCCCTTTTGCAAAaccatggccaagaccaaaga TGGCTTGCTGTTGCTTTCCATCTCTAAGAACATCTTCAGGACTATTTTGGATCATGCACCTTTTGCCATTGAAGACCTGATCAGGGAGCTGCAGCAGGGAGGAGGAGACGATTCAGACTCTGGTCAGGCTTctggggaggaggaggatgaaataggagaggaagagaagctGAAAAACAGAACACCCAAGAAGACTAAAGTGAAGAAGGTCAACG GCATCTCTGAGGTGATGGAAAGCAGAAAGGGAAATAAAGAGGAGCCGGAATTGGACGACGTGGGCTCTGACGAGGATGACGGTGTTGGTCCGGTTCTACAG TTTGACTACGGCGCAGTTGCAGATCGCCTTTTTGAGTTGGGAAGCCACTTGAACACACGGAACATCAACCGCAAAAAGATGTACAGCTTGGTGAAGGC TTTTCGCAATTTAAATGAAG GGATTTCCGATGGAAAAGAGGATGATAATGCTGACGTGAGCAAAACATCAGATAACAAGATGTTGAAAAAGaagagcaagaagaagaagagaaaaaatgaaAGGTCCACAACTGGGGATGAATCTCTGGCTAAGAAGAGCAAAG CTTGTCAAGACGAACGAAAGGCAATCGATTCACTGAACAATAACACAGAAGATCAGAGAGTGGTTCTCAGAGATAATTCCCAACATCACCATAAGCTTGACAGCCGACTGAAAGCCTCAGAAATAGAAGCTGATGgtgaatcagtgtgtcagtatAAAGAATCAGACTCACAAAGCCAACTGCAGGTCGCTGTCACTGTCAAGAACAAGAGGAAAAGTAAAAAGGCGAAGACAGGTTTGCAGGATGTGGGGGGAGAAGTAGCACAGGAATCGGATGGAGAACACCAGGGTAACAGTTGCAAAGTGGAGAACTGTGCAGCTCAGAAGCCTGGAATGGAAACTGGAGCGGCTGAATGTGTGACTTCTCTTACACAGGAGAAAactaagaagaaaaagaagttgAATGCGGGAGAAGAGAAAATGGACACAGAAACTGATGGACAGATTCAACCGGAGGTGATTTCTCTTCAGTTAAAGACTCAAAAAACAGAAGATACTAAAGCAAAAGCCCAGCTTGGTGATCCTGGTGAGTTAGACACCAGTGCAgtagagaaaaagaagaaaagaaaaaacaagaaactGTGCTCAGGCTTGCAGGATGTTGGAGGAGTAGCAGCAGTCCAAACTCTGCCTAAAGAAGATAGTGCTGGTGATGAGATCACGCTACAGAAAGCGGATCGggacaacaccacaacacatagCCAAGTGGAGACAAGTACTATCCAAACAAAGAAGGTGAAAAGAAAGAAGTCCAGCTTAAAGAAATTTGGAGAAGAGTTTAAATCTCTTGCTGTGTTGGAGGACAGTGAGATCAGCGTACATCCCTGTCCTACATCCGAGGAAGACAGCGTAACGCAGTGTGCTCTGAAGGCAAGTTCCACCAAGAAGAAAAAGGGCAAGAGGCTCATGGCCGATGGCTCCAGCTCACAGGAAGTAGGCAAAGAAGTCGACTCCACATCACAAGACAGCAGTGCGGATGTGAGGACCAAGAAaagcaagaagaagaaggcaaCAGAGGAAACTGGGAGCAAACAGCAGGTAGATCTTGATGTCGGAGAACCTGAGGTGTCCTCAGACAGTGCacacattactactactactactcctaaaAATAAAGGTAATACTGCTGAATGTCCTCAATCCAAATTGAAGAAAactaagaaaaagaaagagtctTCTTCAAATGAGGAAGTGTCTACGCTTGAAGCTAAAGAACAGCCTGCAGTAGAAGCTGTttttccaaaacacacaccatggaaaaagaagaaaatccagaacaaaaaagaaagtcaGCTTGCAGATGAAGCAGGAGAAGTATCCCGTCTGACTGTAAAGGAGAAAGCAGGAACAGAAGCACCAGATACTCTGCTATCAGACAGGACCATCTGCACACCTGAAATGAAGTCTCTGACCCCAATGAAAAAGGGCAAGAAGAAAAGGAAGCTTCAGACAGATGAAGCAGAAATGTCTCAGAGTAATGGACATGCACAGGAAGAGCTGAGTGGAAAGAAAGTTAAATTCAGT GGCATTGAGGTTTCCACACCAGTAACCCCCAAGAAGCTGAAGATGGTAAAAGCCTCACCAAAATCTGACTTTGTCTCCTTTCAGGGTCTAATAAAGCCCCCCACTCCACTCTTCtataaaaccaaaccaaaagtCAGCACACCTCTGACCAGCATCAAG gGAAAATTCCAAACTCCAAAGTCAGAAACTAAGAAAGTGACCTTTGGGCTGAAGAACAATAAAACCGCTG